The window TCTAAAAATCTTCCTCCTTTCGATGGTCAGGATCAAACAAGGCACCATCGAAGACCTGCCGGTAGCCACAAGCAACAGTGATCGGATGATCCGGGACCTAATTTATTATATCGAAAAATACTACCAGCATAAACACTCCACAGCAGACTACGCGCAATTGCTCAATACGTCAACCAGTGCACTGGGCAAGCTCGTGAAAAAGCAGTTTGGCAGAAGCTTGACTAACCTGCTTGCAGAACGTATTGTTGTCGAAGCCAAAAGAGAGTTGTATCTCACCTCAAAAACGGTAAAAGAAATTGCTTTCCTTTTTGGCTACAACGATGAATATTACTTCAGTCGTTTTTTCAAAAAACATGCGGGTATTTCGCCAACGTTGTACCGCAATACCGTAGGGTTTGCCAAACAGGAGAGTTGAGCCCATGAACTTCAGGTCGTACACGTCCTCGGACCGCAGTTCCTGTATACAGCTGCTGGAAGCCAACACCCCGGCGTATTTTGCCCCCAACGAGCGCGCTGACTATGTGGCTTACCTGGACAAGGGGCCAACGGGCTACATGGTCTGTGAACGTGATGAAAAGATCATTGCGGCATTTGGCTTTGCAGTCAACGGTACACACGGGCGGGTACAGTGGATTATGACTTCACCGGCAGCGCAGGGATCGGGTATGGGAGGTGCGATGATGCGGTTGGTGTTGCAAAAAGCCGAAGCCGCTGGCGTACAGGTAATTGATATCGCAGCAAGCCAAAAGTCTGCCCCGTTCTTCGCGCACTATGGCGCGGTCGAAATCAAATTTACCGCCGCCGGCTGGGGACCAGGACTCGACCGGATTGATATGGAATTGACCTTCTGAACAAAGGGATATTAGCGTTCCACTAACATGGTCTCTTGGATAGGAACACCTTCCTTCCGTGCTCTCAACTCTACAGGGGAGGAATCTCCTCCACTTAGGCGGCTAGATATCCAAAATAATATTATCCCGCTCATAAAGAAGCCGATGTCTACACGCCAAACGCCCCAATCTCCATGCGTTACTGCAATCCAGGGCCATGCCCCTGTTCCAATACCATTAGATATCGGCACGAGCACACTTAGTATGCCGGCAAGAAAAAGTAATTTCCCACCTATCTCAAGGGGAGGCCTGCCAATAAAAGCCACAAGAATCAGGACAAGCCAGCTCCCAAAGAAAATGGCCTCTTCCCAGAACGCTCGTCCTTCCATTTCGATCGGCAATAGCCTCGAAACAATCATCAAGAAGGGAATAGCTGCAACCAGACCAATACCAGCACCAATCGTCAGACGGCCAAGAAACTTGTGCAATGCCGGCGTCGCGAGCGGATCTTTAGGCCGACGAACGAGAATCCACAATACATTACCCGTTAGAATCACCGCACTTGCAGCTATTGCAAGAACAAAGAACAGAAAATTCAATAACCAACCACCAAAAGAAGCAAAATGCAAATTGGTCATCACAGCCACAGTTTTACCCAGCGCTGTTGTTTGCTGCGGTGTTGACTCATCTAGAATTTCTCCCGTCCCTGCAAGTACTACAGCCGCACCTGCAGTTGCCAACGTCTCCACAGTCTGCCCAGATACAACAGCTATGGCGTTGGCGTCACCCCACCCCTCATAACTCAGACTCGTAATACTCACATCGCCCCATCGCTCACTGACCTGGCGAATAATTTCAGATGGATACAACATTTCCTGGGCATTTCCACTTGCCTCAAATTCGGCATGTTCAACGCCTTCAAGCAATGACTCCACCATTCCTTGATCCCCATCAAAAACTACTAGTACAGTGGGAGCCAAAACTAGAATGAGCAAGCTAAAGAACGCACCGGTAATTGCGTACATGATCGTAAAAGGAAAACCAATCAACCCAAGTACAGTGTGTGCATCAGCCAGGGAGGTTCGGAGTTTTTCTTTAGGCCTGAAAGTGTGCCAGTCTTTGGGCAGCTTTCGCAAATGGATAAGCAAGCCGCCAATAAGCGTGAATAAGAAAAATACGGCAACAATTCCTGACAGAATACGGCCTGGCGTCCCCGCTTGTCTGAAAAAATGTAGATCATAAATAATGCGAGCAAGCCGGCTACGGCCCTGCCAGGGCAATTCCATTCCTGTGGTGGCACTGAGTTGAACCTCTAGTGTGTCACCGGCCACTGTTTCATACCGTAGCCAATAATAAGGACGTTCATCAAAAGCATTGATGAACAGTACGTCAGCTCCTTCTGCCGGCGGTTGCGATTTCATGATTGGATCAATTACATCTTCAACCGGAAGTTTATTCTGGCTGACACGGTATGCAGGATCAGCCCACTGCATTAGATCAGCCCGGTAAAGCGTAAAGGCACCGCAATAAAAGATTACAAACAGCCCAATTCCAATCACAATCCCTACAATGGAATGGCTATCCCATAACAGTTTATACGCACGGGGCTTAACAAACTGCCGGCTTTTTTTGCTGGATTTTGAGACACCATTAGGTGCAACTGCTGGTTTTGATTCCATTGTGCAACATTAAAGTAGTTTAGTTACAGCTATAACAGCTACAAAAAACAGCGTGACAAGTCCTGTCCACAACCATGCGTGCCGGCCATTTTTAGCCAGCATGGCAAATAGGATGAACCCTCCCCAGACAGGAACACTCATACCCACAGAAATTGCAACAGCCAGATTAAGATTCACACCAAGAGCAGGTAGACCCGTCCCGATTGCCATGCCAAAGGTTAAAAACACCAAGAATCCTCCAAACAACGCAGCAGTTGTTTTACCCCAGGCTTCTCCCCGCGTCCAGTTATGTTTCATTGCCATGCTTCCCCCTTCCCTGACCGCAATTTCTCAAACACAAAGGGTCCTATTAACGCCATCACAGATCCTGTAGTCATCATTACAGTAATCACAAGTGTGGGCCCTAACCCAATGCCAAAAGCTCTAATACCCAAAACGATCGACACCACAGCTAAGCCTGCTGCAACTGCACGCTTTGAAGCACTGTATTTAATGGATTTACTGACTTGTCTACCAGGCGCTGCCAAATAGAACAAGGCGTAACTCAAGGCTGCAAGTAACAAGGCCAACATATTCATGATTAAGTGCCGAACCTAGAAGTCAACATCAAGCGTTACGCCATAGACTGCAGGCAATCCAAATTGCACAACTCGTCCACCAAAACCGCCTGTCACAGCCTGCAATTCTACAGGCTCATCAAAGAGATTACGCGCAAAAAGGGAAACGCCCAGCATTCGCCCACGAAATCCGTACTCGTAGCCAACTCGCGCATTGACAACAGTATAATCTCCTGCTTTCAAATCAGGATCGTTTTGACCGTCAGACCCGGTTCCAACGGCGCTGAAATAACTGCCCGTATGACTGACATCAGCTGTTGCAAAAAAACCATTTGCAAGACCATTACCTGGCCGATAGAGAAATCCAATACTATAAGACTCTCCTGCAGAGCTCGGAAATGAGAAACCAGAGAGATCAACACCATTTAGAATGAACTCATCAAATTCTGTCTCTACAATCCCCAAAGAACTAAATAAGGTTAACCCTAATACTGGAATAGCACGTAGTTCCATTTCGAAGCCATACAGCGTAGATGCTCCTGCATTTGCCGTTCGAACCAATGTTGTACCCTCGATAGGAACACTTAACTGTTGGTCGGTCCAATCCATATAAAACGCGTTGACGTTAGCCGTTAGCCGGCCATTAAGCCACCGGCTTCGTAGTGATACTTCGTAGTTCCACGTATACTCAGGATCGAAGACGTTAAGCTCCCCATTTACCAGAATCTGGGCTCCGCCAGAACGATAGCCGCGTTGTACGGTAGCACCAACCGTCAAATCGCTTGTTACATCGTAGGCCAATCCTACCTTGGGCAGGAATGCACTGTAAGTTGTTTCAGGATTAGTTGGAGGCTCCTGAATTTGAGCACGTAGCACACCCAGAATGATTGGCGTGAACATTCCAAATGCCTGGGGATCAGCTGAAACGTCGGCAACTGATTCACTCGACTGTGTAAAGTTTTCATTATCGTACCGTAG is drawn from Bacteroidota bacterium and contains these coding sequences:
- a CDS encoding TonB-dependent receptor — protein: VALRSKDPEFSWGGAARLTGGNQENREVAVAFTGPLIADQLAFRISGEYQFLDTGFRYPRLDALNLGGSDDLVRSEYANVKARLLFTPKGVPELSARLSYSFANDRPTLLLQATGPDFEARESFAPYATLEDGTVHNAALELGYGLTEAITLTSVSAFHSGGRDRDGLRFIDPDPTLIIPVGSKGDLINSDFTQELRLNYETDRTQAVIGGYFGHFDSDSENRNLGDIFPIVEGLIAEAVGGPVPPAEILYDAYTDFETVVDNIAVFGEVNQEVTEALKVTVGLRYDNENFTQSSESVADVSADPQAFGMFTPIILGVLRAQIQEPPTNPETTYSAFLPKVGLAYDVTSDLTVGATVQRGYRSGGAQILVNGELNVFDPEYTWNYEVSLRSRWLNGRLTANVNAFYMDWTDQQLSVPIEGTTLVRTANAGASTLYGFEMELRAIPVLGLTLFSSLGIVETEFDEFILNGVDLSGFSFPSSAGESYSIGFLYRPGNGLANGFFATADVSHTGSYFSAVGTGSDGQNDPDLKAGDYTVVNARVGYEYGFRGRMLGVSLFARNLFDEPVELQAVTGGFGGRVVQFGLPAVYGVTLDVDF
- a CDS encoding GNAT family N-acetyltransferase — protein: MNFRSYTSSDRSSCIQLLEANTPAYFAPNERADYVAYLDKGPTGYMVCERDEKIIAAFGFAVNGTHGRVQWIMTSPAAQGSGMGGAMMRLVLQKAEAAGVQVIDIAASQKSAPFFAHYGAVEIKFTAAGWGPGLDRIDMELTF
- a CDS encoding PepSY-associated TM helix domain-containing protein encodes the protein MESKPAVAPNGVSKSSKKSRQFVKPRAYKLLWDSHSIVGIVIGIGLFVIFYCGAFTLYRADLMQWADPAYRVSQNKLPVEDVIDPIMKSQPPAEGADVLFINAFDERPYYWLRYETVAGDTLEVQLSATTGMELPWQGRSRLARIIYDLHFFRQAGTPGRILSGIVAVFFLFTLIGGLLIHLRKLPKDWHTFRPKEKLRTSLADAHTVLGLIGFPFTIMYAITGAFFSLLILVLAPTVLVVFDGDQGMVESLLEGVEHAEFEASGNAQEMLYPSEIIRQVSERWGDVSITSLSYEGWGDANAIAVVSGQTVETLATAGAAVVLAGTGEILDESTPQQTTALGKTVAVMTNLHFASFGGWLLNFLFFVLAIAASAVILTGNVLWILVRRPKDPLATPALHKFLGRLTIGAGIGLVAAIPFLMIVSRLLPIEMEGRAFWEEAIFFGSWLVLILVAFIGRPPLEIGGKLLFLAGILSVLVPISNGIGTGAWPWIAVTHGDWGVWRVDIGFFMSGIILFWISSRLSGGDSSPVELRARKEGVPIQETMLVER